The following coding sequences lie in one Actinomycetota bacterium genomic window:
- the serS gene encoding serine--tRNA ligase, with the protein MIDVRLLRDDPEAVIAALARRDIARSDVERVIDLDRRWREVTAEVEGLRAQQNARSRAIGTAPPEERQELIAAAAELKEPLRRAEEEQAAVAEARDEVLAAIPNLPHPDAPAGGEDDSVELRREGSKPEFDFGVRDHVELLEPPGALDLARAAKVSGARFFYLKGEGALLEFALARYALDVAMRHGHQPVIPPVLVRDEAMYGTGFFPTDEQQIFAMRDDPLYLVGTSEVSLAGMHMDEILDAVPVRYAGFSTCFRREAGSYGRDTRGVFRVHQFDKVELFSFVAPDASSDEHERILAIEEEIMGGLGLHYRVVDIATGDLGASAARKFDIEAWLPGQDAYREITSCSNTTDYQARRLRVRSRRDDGSTQLVHTLNGTALAVQRTMIALVESHQNADGSVAVPEVLQPYLGREVLFARD; encoded by the coding sequence GTGATCGACGTCCGACTCCTGCGTGACGATCCCGAGGCGGTGATCGCGGCGTTGGCGCGCCGTGACATCGCCCGCAGCGACGTCGAGCGTGTGATCGACCTCGACCGCCGTTGGCGGGAGGTCACCGCCGAGGTGGAGGGGCTGCGCGCCCAGCAGAACGCCCGGTCCCGGGCGATCGGGACCGCGCCACCGGAGGAACGCCAGGAGCTGATCGCAGCCGCGGCTGAGCTCAAAGAACCGCTGCGTCGGGCGGAGGAGGAGCAGGCCGCGGTCGCCGAGGCCCGTGACGAGGTCCTGGCCGCGATCCCCAACCTCCCGCATCCGGACGCGCCCGCCGGTGGCGAGGATGACAGCGTCGAGCTCCGCCGCGAAGGGTCCAAGCCGGAGTTCGACTTCGGTGTCCGAGACCACGTCGAGCTCCTGGAGCCACCGGGTGCGCTGGACCTGGCCCGCGCTGCCAAGGTGAGCGGGGCGCGGTTCTTCTACCTCAAGGGTGAGGGCGCGCTGCTGGAGTTCGCGCTGGCGCGCTACGCGCTGGACGTCGCGATGCGCCACGGCCACCAGCCGGTGATCCCCCCGGTCCTGGTCCGCGACGAGGCGATGTACGGCACGGGTTTCTTCCCCACCGACGAACAGCAGATCTTCGCCATGCGCGACGATCCGCTGTACCTGGTGGGCACCTCGGAGGTGTCGCTGGCCGGGATGCACATGGACGAGATCCTCGACGCGGTCCCGGTCCGGTACGCGGGGTTCTCGACCTGCTTCCGTCGGGAGGCCGGCTCGTACGGGCGGGACACCCGCGGGGTCTTCCGTGTACACCAGTTCGACAAGGTGGAGCTGTTCTCGTTCGTGGCGCCCGACGCGTCCAGCGACGAGCACGAGCGCATCCTCGCCATCGAGGAGGAGATCATGGGCGGGCTCGGGCTGCACTACCGCGTAGTCGACATCGCCACCGGTGACCTCGGGGCGTCGGCGGCTCGCAAGTTCGACATCGAGGCGTGGTTGCCTGGCCAGGACGCCTACCGCGAGATCACCTCGTGCTCGAACACCACCGACTACCAGGCGCGACGGCTGCGGGTCCGGTCGCGACGCGACGACGGCAGCACCCAGCTGGTCCACACGCTCAACGGCACGGCGCTGGCGGTGCAGCGCACGATGATCGCCCTGGTCGAGAGCCACCAGAACGCCGACGGATCGGTGGCCGTGCCCGAGGTGCTGCAGCCCTACCTCGGTCGCGAGGTGCTGTTCGCCCGCGACTGA